The following DNA comes from Candidatus Methylacidiphilum fumarolicum.
CTAAGGAGGCTATGAGGCTTGCTGCCGCAAAGCTTCCTATTCATACCCGTTTTATAACTAGGGAGAGGTTGATTAAAGTATGAAAAGCAAAAATCTGCTCACTGAATTAAGATCGCTAGGAAAGCAGGAGCTTTTAGTTAAAGAACAGGAATGCCGAGAGGAACTTTTTCGGTTGCGAATGCAAAAATCAACGGCTCAGCTGGAAAAGCCATCACGCATCAAGGAATTAAAAAAGATGATAGCACGGATTAAAACGGTATCTAAGCAGAAGTTTGCAGAAGAAGGTAAGTAAAAGGGGGATTAAGATGGAAGACAACATGGAACTCAAAACTGTTGCCAATGAGAAAGTTGTATCTAAAAGAAAACCGAAGGAGAAGATCGGCACGGTGGTATCGACGAAAATGGCGAAAACTGCTGTAGTCCTTGTATCTAGACATAAGTCCCACCCTTTATATAAAAAGGTTGTTTTGGTGCGAAAAAAGTTTTATGCACATGATGAAGAGGGGATTGCTAAAGAAGGAGATAAAGTTCGAATTCAAGAGTGTCGCCCACTGAGTCGCTTGAAGAGATGGAAAGTTGTAGAGGTTTTAAAATCATAGTAAATGGGAAGGGGGTGTAGAAATGCTTCAGATACGTAGCTGGTTAGAGGTTGCTGATAACACAGGAGCAAAAAAAGCGACCATGATCGGAGTTGTTGGTAGAAAAACATTGATTGCAAGAGTGGGGGATATTATTACTGCTTCGGTGAAAGATGCCATTCCTAATGGATCGGTAAAAAAGGGAGAGGTTGTAAGAGCAGTGGTAGTACGGACTAAAAGCCCGATTAGGAGAAGTGATGGTTCGTATCTTAAATTTGATAATAATGCTATCGTCATCATCGATAAAGAATCTAATCCTAAAGGAACTCGAATATTTGGTCCTGTAGCTCGGGAATTGCGCGAAAAGAATTTTATAAAGATTCTTTCCCTTGCGCCGGAGGTAGTATGAAGAAAAGGGGACAAAAAAAGTGTATTGTTCCATTAAAAAAATTTCCTGTAAAACGGGGAGATGAGGTTATCGTTATATCGGGCAGTGAGCGTGGCAAAAAGGGGAAAGTCTTGCAGGTTCTCAGGGAAAAAAGTAAAGTCATAGTGGAAGGAATTAGGATGATGAAAAAAGCCGTGCGGCCTACCCAAGAGAATCCACAAGGAGGTATTATTGAAAAAGAAGCGCCCATTTCAATTTCAAACGTTATGATTTTTTCGAGATGGGAAGAAAGACAGAAAAAAAAGAAGAGCGCTTCAACAACTGAAGCATGAAAGATAACCCTTGCAAAAGGGTTTGATGGCATGATGGCTAATATAAAGGAAGTACTGAGAGAAAATGAAAAGTGATATGCCCACCTTTTGGAAAGCGTACAAGGAAATAGTGGTTCCTCATTTGATTTCTTTAAATAACTATAAGAATATCCATGAGGTGCCAAAAATAGTAAAAATCACCATTAATTGTTGTGTGGGTTCCTCAGGGGATATAAAAGTAGCCTTAGAGGAAGCAGTTAAGGAACTTGCATTAATAACAGGACAGCAGCCAGTAAAGACGAGAGCGAAAAAAAGTATTTCCAATTTTAAATTAAGAAAAGGTCAAGAGATTGGCTGTATGGTAACATTGAGAGGAGCGAGAATGTACGAGTTTTTGGAAAGATTTGTCTGGGCGGCTTTACCCAGAGTCAGGGATTTTAGGGGTCTTCCTACTCGTTCCTTTGATTCTCAGGGTAATTATACAATAGGGATTAAAGATCACACAATTTTTCCTGAAGTAGATATTGAAAACATTAAGAGGAATCTAGGATTTGACCTGACGATTGTCACCACTGCGAAGACAAAGAAAGAGGCAATCGATCTTCTTTCGGCGATGGGTTTTCCGTTCATTGGAGAAAAGAATAAACCGCTCGTTTTATCTGCTTAAAGAAGGCTAATAGTAAGGGGAGGCAATATGGCTACCAAAGCGTGGATAGCAAAGCAAAAGAGAAAACCAAAATTTAGTACAAGAAAGTATAATCGATGCAAAATCTCAGGGAGGCGGAGGGCTTATATGAGGAAATTTGGGCTTAGCAGGATTCAATTTAGAGAATTAGCGTCATGGGGAGAAATTCCTGGGGTAATTAAAGCTAGTTGGTAAACAGGGAAAGGAAATATGACAACGGATCCTATTGCTGATTTCTGTTCTGCATTGCAAAATGCTGCATATGCGAAGAAAAGAGAGTTAACTGTTCCTTATTCTCGGATTAAAGAGCAGATCGCTAAAGTGATGCTGGATGAGGGTTATTTAGAAAAATTTGAAAAAATAGCAAGTGGTAAAAATATATTTGTGTTGAAGCTAACTATCAAAGATCCGGCTCTTATAACCAAAATAAAAAGGATAAGTAAACCTGGATTACGACAGTATGTTGGATTTAAAGAAATTCCCAATATATTAAGAGGCTTAGGAATTTGCGTCCTTTCTACATCGAAAGGAATAATGGCAGGTCATAAAGCAAAGAAAATGCGAATGGGGGGAGAACTTTTGTTATCGATTTATTAAGAGGGATGGAAAAATGTCAAGAATTGGAAAGATGCCTATCAAATTGCCGGCTGAGTTACAAGTAACTATCGATAAGAATGTTGTAACTTTTGAAGGGAAAAAGGGGAAACTTTCTCATCCATTGCCCGACTTTTTGAAAGTTCATAAGCGTGATAATACTTTAGTGGTGGAAAATGTATCGGAAAGTCGCGAGGCGAAGGCGATGCATGGATTGCATAGATCCCTACTGTATAATGCCCTAGTAGGAGTTCAGGAGGGTTTTCAAAAAAAATTGGAAATAAACGGTATTGGCTTTAAAGCTTCGGTTGAAGGAAGAAAGTTAGTGATGCAATTAGGCTTCTCTCATCCTGTAGTTTATGAAATACCCGAAGGAGTAACGGTAAAAGTTCAAGATAATACAAAGTTGACAGTAGAAGGGATTGATAAATGTTTAGTAGGGGCGGTAGCAGCGGATATTCGAGGGTTTTATCCTCCGGAGCCCTATAAGGGAAAAGGAATAAGATATGCTGGTGAACAAATCCGAAGAAAAGCGGGGAAGACCGCTCAAAAATAGTAAAAGAAATTGGCTATGAAGAAAAATAGATTGGAAGCAAGAAAGATTCGTCATCAGAGAATAAGAAAAAAAGTTTTTGGCACATCGCAAAGACCGCGATTAAGTGTTCATTTTTCTAATAAGCATATCTATATCCAACTAGTAAATGATGAAGAAGGAAAAACACTTGTTAGTGCATCGACTAGAGAAAAAGCATTTTCCGAACTAAAACCAAATATCAATGGGGCAATAAAATTGGGAGAAGCTATTGCTATACGGGCGCAAGAAAAGAAAATAAGTAAAGTGGTTTTTGATCGAGGGGGATTCTTATATCATGGGAAAGTT
Coding sequences within:
- the rpmC gene encoding 50S ribosomal protein L29, with the translated sequence MKSKNLLTELRSLGKQELLVKEQECREELFRLRMQKSTAQLEKPSRIKELKKMIARIKTVSKQKFAEEGK
- the rpsQ gene encoding 30S ribosomal protein S17, with protein sequence MELKTVANEKVVSKRKPKEKIGTVVSTKMAKTAVVLVSRHKSHPLYKKVVLVRKKFYAHDEEGIAKEGDKVRIQECRPLSRLKRWKVVEVLKS
- the rplN gene encoding 50S ribosomal protein L14; translated protein: MLQIRSWLEVADNTGAKKATMIGVVGRKTLIARVGDIITASVKDAIPNGSVKKGEVVRAVVVRTKSPIRRSDGSYLKFDNNAIVIIDKESNPKGTRIFGPVARELREKNFIKILSLAPEVV
- the rplX gene encoding 50S ribosomal protein L24, whose amino-acid sequence is MKKRGQKKCIVPLKKFPVKRGDEVIVISGSERGKKGKVLQVLREKSKVIVEGIRMMKKAVRPTQENPQGGIIEKEAPISISNVMIFSRWEERQKKKKSASTTEA
- the rplE gene encoding 50S ribosomal protein L5, producing the protein MKSDMPTFWKAYKEIVVPHLISLNNYKNIHEVPKIVKITINCCVGSSGDIKVALEEAVKELALITGQQPVKTRAKKSISNFKLRKGQEIGCMVTLRGARMYEFLERFVWAALPRVRDFRGLPTRSFDSQGNYTIGIKDHTIFPEVDIENIKRNLGFDLTIVTTAKTKKEAIDLLSAMGFPFIGEKNKPLVLSA
- a CDS encoding type Z 30S ribosomal protein S14, which codes for MATKAWIAKQKRKPKFSTRKYNRCKISGRRRAYMRKFGLSRIQFRELASWGEIPGVIKASW
- the rpsH gene encoding 30S ribosomal protein S8: MTTDPIADFCSALQNAAYAKKRELTVPYSRIKEQIAKVMLDEGYLEKFEKIASGKNIFVLKLTIKDPALITKIKRISKPGLRQYVGFKEIPNILRGLGICVLSTSKGIMAGHKAKKMRMGGELLLSIY
- the rplF gene encoding 50S ribosomal protein L6; this encodes MSRIGKMPIKLPAELQVTIDKNVVTFEGKKGKLSHPLPDFLKVHKRDNTLVVENVSESREAKAMHGLHRSLLYNALVGVQEGFQKKLEINGIGFKASVEGRKLVMQLGFSHPVVYEIPEGVTVKVQDNTKLTVEGIDKCLVGAVAADIRGFYPPEPYKGKGIRYAGEQIRRKAGKTAQK
- the rplR gene encoding 50S ribosomal protein L18 codes for the protein MAMKKNRLEARKIRHQRIRKKVFGTSQRPRLSVHFSNKHIYIQLVNDEEGKTLVSASTREKAFSELKPNINGAIKLGEAIAIRAQEKKISKVVFDRGGFLYHGKVKALADSAREKGLEF